Genomic segment of Xanthobacter dioxanivorans:
GTCACCTGCGCGGCGAACGGACGCGGCGATCAGCTGGCCGATCTGCCGCAGCACGATATCCCCGGCGGCATGACCGAAGCGGTCGTTCACGGTCTTGAAGTGATCCACGTCGATCATCAGCAGCGACAAACTGCTGTCCTCGCGCCGCGCCCGACGCACCTCGCCGGCGAGGAACAGATCCAGCGCGCGCCGGTTCGGCAGGCCGGTGAGGGGATCGGTGACCGCGAGGCGTTCGAGCTCGGCCTCCATCTCCTCGCTGCGCCGGAGCGCTGCGGTCAGCGCCGCCACGGTAAAGGCCAGCAGAGTGCAGACGAGGAAGGTGAGAGCTCCGGTGACCAGGGCTCGCGTGTTCCATCCGGCAAACATGCCGGAGACCGAGGTGCCGACCGTCAGAGTCAGGGGAAAGCCTCCGACCTCACCGCTCACATAGAGGCGCTCGACACCATCGAGCCGACCGGGCCGGACCAGCACCGCGTAGGGCTTTCCCTGATCACGGAGTAATGGGGGACCGCCCGCGGCCCCGATATCAGCGGCTCCGTTGATCGGGGGTTCGCGGAATATCACCGTGCCGTCCAGATTGTCGATCCGGAGCACGCCGCCTTCGCCCAGGTCGATTCCCTCGAACAGGGATTGGAAATAGGCGATGCGGATGGCTGCCATCGCGATCCCCTGGAACGTTCCGTCCGGCCCGTTCAGGCGGCGGCTCAGGACAATGGTCGGCTCCCCGGACCTGATGCGGCTGAAGAGGGGCTTGCTGACGTAGAGGCCCACCGTGGCGGACTTGTGGGCCACGAAATAGTCCCGGTCGGAGAGATTGAACTGAGGCGAAGCGACCTGCTCGGATTCGATCAGGATCTCCCCTTTGGCGTCGAGGATGAGCAGCGCTCCCATGAACTGGGCGCTGGTCGAGCGGTCGAAGACAATCCTTCGGCGCAATTCCGGGTCGAGCTCCATGACACCGGGCAACTGCACCGCCTCCTGCGCCCCGATGAGCGACAGGTCGAGCAGGGAGAGGTTCCTGTCTATGCTGGTGGAAAGGGTCTTGTGGAGGTTCACGAGGGACGTCGTCACCTCTTCCCACTTCGCACGACGCGCGCGCCACAGATCGGATATCTGAAGGCCGCAGATGATGAAAATCATCACCCCCGTCACAATTTTGGGTAGATGCGTCCTAAACATTCTCGGATTAGACGAACTCATTGAGCCTCGAAGCGTCGGCCGGTGCCCCCTTACGTGCTCCCGCCCGCAAGGATGATACGAAGTTCTGGGCAAATCCAACCGTATTCCGCGCTTAATCTCGCCTTTTCTCGTCCAAGCCAGATGCGGCATGCAGCCACGCAAGCACAAGAGTGTATCCGAGGGCCAGAACAACCGGGCCAACGAACAGCCCCAGCATGCCGGAGGACAGCAGGCCGCCGATTGCGCCGATGAAGACGACCAGCATGGGCACCTCCACCCCCCGCCCCAGCAGCAGCGGCTTCAGCACGTGCTCCAGCAACGCCACCATCAGGCACCACGCCGCGAACAGTGACGCCGGCAGCACCGGGAGATCGGTGAAGGCGTAGATGACCACGGGCAGGAGTACCAGCAGCAGCGGTAGCTGGACGATGGAGACGATGAGGCACACCAGCGCCAGCAATCCCGCAGCGGGGATTCCCGCCGCCAGGAAGCCGAGCCCGGCGAGGGTCGCCTGAATCAGCGCCACCCCGATGATGCCGCGGGTGACGCTGCGTATGGTTCGGACCGCGAGATCCGAATGGGTTCGCCCGTCCGCGCCGGCGAGACGGGTGGCCACCTCCCCGGCGATGCGCTGCCCACCGGCGGCGTTCATCAGCAGGGCGGCGGCGACGCAGATGGCGATGATGAATTCCGCGAAGCCCACCATCACCTGGCCCACCAAGGAAAACAGCCAGCGCCCGACCTTGGTGAGCTCGGGCGCCACCACCTTCAGGGCCTCGTCGAGGTTGGCCGAGGCCAGAGCCCAGAAGCGATGCAGCGGATCGCCGATGAGGATCCAGGAGCGCACCACCTGGGGCGGCGGCGGCAGCCGGAAGGTGCCGTCGGCCAGATGGAAGGCCAGCGCCTTGAGGCTGGTGAACAGGGTGCTCGCGAGCAGGCCCGCCGGCACGACGAGAAGCGCCAATCCGGCGAGGACGTAGATGGCCGCCGCGAGCATAGTGCGACCGCCGAGCGCGCGCGACAGGGTGACGAAGGCCTTGTGGGATGAAATGGCGATGATGACGCCCCACAGGATGGGGGTCAGGAACGGCCGCAGGATCGCGAGGCACCAGCCCAGCAGCAGCACCAGCGCCGCCACGCGCACCATGAGATGCACCGTGAGCCCGAACCGTGCCTCCACGCCCGTCGGCCTGCGCTCTTCCACCATGTGTTCCCCTTTTGTCGACGCCGGACCCATGGCCGACAGATTGCATCACCGGAGGCGGACCGCCGGTGACCTATGCGCCACCCGGTTGTCCGGAAAGCAAAACAGTGCAGGCGAGGATCGCAGCATGTCGGACCATAAGGTCACCGTCGAGCAGTTGCCGAACGGCAAGTGGGCCTGTTTCCTTCACATGACAGGCCAAGAGGAACCCATCAATCTCGGCCGTGAATTCAAGAACGACGAACAGGCTGAAAACTGGCTCAACGTGTCGGAGTCGGTCACCGCCATCGAGATGATGCTCCGCAAGTACAAGAAGTAGCGCGCGTCTGTCGCAGTTCGTACAGGGCGTGCGAAGGCTGACACGGGTATCTCCGGACAGCCTTCGCACGGATTCCGGCCGGGGCGGACGGGTCCCCCGGGCGCTCAGGGCAGGATGCAGCCGCTCGACGGCTTGAGTCCCTCGGGCTGGCCCCAATCGTTCTGCGGCAGGTCCTCGAAGGGGGCGCCGAATTCCTCTTTCATCATGGAGAAGGAAATGGGCTTTCCGGTCTTCTGGTCGAAATCGATGAACCAGATATAGTCGTAGGTATTATCCGGCCAGATGCGCGGTACGTCGGTCAGGGCTCCGAGGCCGAGCTGGTCGTAGAGCGTCGATTTGTGCTCGGTGCCCTCCGGGTCGTCCGAGGTGCGCGCGACGTGGTCGTGTTCCCAGTAGAGCAGCAGTGTCTGTCCGGCCCATTCGGGCTTCTCCAGAATGTCCCGGGCCGCTTCGCGTGTGCGCTGGGACAGGCGTGCTTCACTGAGGACGAACCTGCCATCCACCATTTCCGGCATGGCGGCATAGAACACCACCGGCATTTGCCAGGAATCGGCCGCCGGAAACACCGTTTCCAGCGTGTGGAGGGAAATGGCGAGAATGGCCTTCGGTGTCTCGCCGGGCCGGAAGGCCGACTTCTGCGCGTCCTTGCCGAGATAATAGGTGGCCAAGGCCCGCGCACGGTCGCGGCCCACCTGGCAGAGCGTCCAGGGGCCGCCCTTTTCGCCGTGGCGGACCAGCACGATACGCTGCGGAGCCGCCGGGGCGGGCACGGACCAGGTGACGGTGGCGGTGACAAGGAGGCCGGCGAGAAGCCGCCACCCCTTCTGGCTGAACCGACTCATTCGTCCCTCCAACGGACCTGTGTCGAAGAGAACCACGCCGGACGCGGGGCCGTCGACGGCACACGCCGCCCCTTCACACCCGATCGCGAACATGCTTCAAGGCCTCAGGCCGGTGCATGCCTCCGGCGCCGATGCAGGACGATGCGATGACGCGCGTGATGTGGGGAATGAGCGGCTACGCAGGCGCGCTGTTCTTGTCCCTTGTGGGGACGGCCGGAATGGTGGCCATCGCGCAGACCAATGCGACGCGGACCCGCATCACCATTTCCAAGGGCGGCGTGATCAACCTGCCGGTGATCCCGCAGGGCAATTATCTCGATCCCGGCCCCGGTCCCGCCATCCGTCCCGATGTGAAGATCGGCGACGACCGCAACGAGGACTATGCGTTCCCGCCCGATCTCACCGGCGGCTACGGTTCCGGACCGCCCGGCGATCCCACCAATAACGGCCAGTGGAGCCCGCTGGACGGCGACACGCCGAGCTTCTGAGAAAAGCCCCGGAGAGGGTGCGGGGACGCGGCCATCCGTGCGCCCATGGTTCGGAACGCGCGCCCGCCCGCGGCCGGCGGCGTGGCGGTCCGCGCGAAAAACCGCCCGAGACGAACATCCGGCCAAAAGAAAACGGCGGGGAAATCCCCGCCGCTTCCCGAAGTCTGCGAACCGCTCCCGCGCGATCAGCGCTTGGAGAACTGGAACGAACGACGCGCCTTGGCCCGGCCGTACTTCTTGCGCTCGACCACGCGGCTGTCGCGGGTGATGAAGCCGCCCTTCTTGAGGGGGGTGCGCAGTTCCGGCTCGTAATAGGTGAGCGCCTTGGAGATGCCGTGGCGCAGGGCGCCGGCCTGGCCGGAGAGGCCGCCGCCGGAGACGGTGCACACCACGTCGTACTGGCCTTCACGCGCCGCAGCCTGGAAGGGCTGGTTGATCATGAGGCGCAGCACGGGACGGGCGAAATACACCTCGATGTCCCGGTCGTTGACGGTGATCTTGCCGGTGCCGGGGCGGACCCACACGCGGGCGACCGCGTCCTTGCGCTTGCCGGTGGCATAGGCGCGACCGTACTTGTCCAGCTTCTGGACGTGGACGGGGGCTTCGGGCTGGACGGCAACGGTCGCGGCGCCGAGAGCGTCGAGGGACTGGAGAACCTCGGCCATGTCAGTTCCTCACGTTCTTGCGGTTGAGCGCCGCCACGTCGAGGGCGACCGGCTGCTGGGCCTCGTGCGGGTGAACCGAGCCCTTGTAGACGCGCAGGTTGCCCATGATCTTGCGGCCGAGCGGGCCGCGGGCGAGCATGCGCTCCACCGCCTTCTCGATCACGCGCTCGGGGAAGCGCCCCTCGAGGACGAACTTCGCGGTGCGCTCCTTGATGCCGCCCGGGAAGCCGGTGTGGTGGTAGTAGACCTTCTGGTCCTTCTTGCGGCCGGTAAACACCGCCTTTTCCGCGTTCACCACGACGACATTGTCGCCGCAATCCACGTGGGGGGTGTAGATGGGCAGGTGCTTGCCCTTCAAGCGCATGGCGATGATGGTGGCGAGACGGCCGACGACCAGTCCGCTGGCATCGATCACCACCCACTTCTTCTCGATATCGGCAGGCTTGGCCGAATACGTCTTCATGGGATCGGTTCCGAATGAGAAAGCCGGATGTGGCGACCCGGGGGGCCGCGCGCGTTCCGGCGATGCAGGGCTTCTAAAGGAGCCGCGCACGGGCGTCAATGCAATGACGCCCATATAATTCTTGTAAAAACAATAACTTAGAAAAATGGTGCTATAGCACCGTGAAAAATCGCTTCATTTTGCCATGACTTAGGGACGGGCATTTCCGCCGGTAAATCCCTGTCGCGCACGATCGCACCCGCCCGCCCGCGCCATGGCGCGGTTTCCGTCTTTCCGGCAACGCGGCCGGAACGGCCTCTAGGCCGCCTCCCGACCCAACGCCGCCATCTGCGCCAGCCAGCGGCGGCGGCGGGCGTCCCCCGCCACGTCGACCCCGCCGAGCACCGTGGACCGCACCGGGGAGAAGCCGACGAAGCGGAAGATGTTGCGGGTCACGGCCGACAGTCCCGCCCCGAGATACCAGAGCCGGAACACCAGCCCCGGCATCCCCATGGTTACCACCACCCGCGCGGAGCGGCCGTCCAGCAGCATTCGCGTGCCCCCGCCCGGCAGATAGTCGAAGGCAAAGCCCGGCCGCAGTATCTGCTCCAGGAAGCCCTTGAGCAGAGCGGGCATGCCGCCGAGCCAGAGCGGGAAGAAGAGGACGACGTGCTCAGCCTCCACCAGCGCCGCGCGGGCGCCGGCAAGGCTCTGGGGCGCCGGGCCCTGCTGGAAATCCTGCTGCGTGCGTAGCAGCGGGAATACGAGCCGGCTCACCTCCACCCGCAGGACCCGGTGTCCGGCCTTCTCCGCGCCAGCCGAGTAGGCGTCAGCCAAGGCATGGCACAGATGGCCGCCGTCGGGGTCGGGATGTCCCTGAAGGATCAGAATGGTCGCCATGGCCGCGTCCTCCACCCGGCCAGTCCTAGCCCGCGGCGGACGCTGCGTCCTTGACCGGGATCAGGCGGCCGGACGGTCGGGGATGGAATAGGTGGCGACGCAATGGGCGACGAGATCGTCGCTGCCAGGCCCGCGCAGGCCCACGTCCCCCACCGCGAGGCGCTTTCCCAACTTGATCAGCCGGGCGTCCGCGAACAGGGGACCCGGCATCGGCTTGCGCAGGAAGTTGATGGACAGGTTGGTGGTGACGGCAAGCCCCACCGGCCCGATCTGGCCAAGCAGCGCCACATAGACCGCCACGTCCGCCAGGGTCATCATGGCCGGGCCGGAGATGGTGCCGCCGGGGCGCAGGTGGCTGTCGTCGGCGTCGAGGCGCACGGTCGCGATCTTGCGGCCCACGCTCACCACGTGGTGGGGCTTGCCCGGGCCGAAGGCCTGGGGAAATTCCCGGACCAGGAACGCCTCCAGCTCCCGGACCGACATGACTGCGTCGCGCACCGCATCCATCCTCTGCGTCCCCCTTAGCGTCCCTTTGCCCTCGAAACCGCCGTCCACGGGCTCGCGCCGTTGACGCCCTGTGAATAGGATAGCGTTTCAAAGGTCAAACCATCGAGGGCGGAAACTCATGTCGGCTGTGCCATCGGCCCATCCCGTCGCCGGCGCGGCGGCGCCTGTCGTGACAAGCAGCCTGGAGGGAGGCGTGGCCACCCTTACCCTCGCCCGGCCCGCGCAGCGCAACAGCCTGTCCGAGGCGATGATGGCGGCGCTCACCTCCGCCCTCGCCTCCCTCGCCGTCGACCCGTCCGTGCGCGCGGTGGTGCTGGCGGCGGAGGGGCCGGTCTATTCCGCCGGTCACGACCTGAAGGAGATCCAGGGCCATCGCGGCGATGCCGATCGCGGCCGCGCCTATTTCGAGGATGTGCTGAAGCGCTGCTCGCAGCTCATGACCGCCATCGTCCGCCTGCCCCAGCCGGTGATCGCAGCGGTGGAAGGCATGGCCACCGCCGCCGGCTGCCAGCTGGTGGCGAGCTGCGACCTTGCGGTGGCCGGCGAGCAGGCGCGCTTCTGCACGCCGGGGGTGAATATCGGCCTGTTCTGCCACACGCCCATGGTGGCAGTGTCGCGCAACCTTGCCCGCAAGCACGCCATGGAAATGCTGCTGCTGGGCGAATGGGTGGGGGCGGACGAGGCCCGCCGCATGGGCCTCGTCAACCGTGTGGTGCCGGCCGGTGAAGCGCTCGCCGCCGCCCAGGGCCTCGCCCGGCGCATCGCCGAGAAGTCGCAGGTCCCGGTGAAGCTCGGCAAGGCCGCTTTCTATGCCCAGGCCGAACTGGGCCTCGACGACGCCTATGCCTACGCCTCCCGCGTCATGGCCGAAAACATGCTGGCGCGGGATGCGGAGGAAGGCATTTCCGCGGTGCTCGCCAAACGTGCGCCGGTATGGGAAGACCGCTGAAACAGAGGGCTGGAGCTGCGGCACCGGTTCCCGGCAGGCGGCGAGCGCCGCCATGGAGTCGGCGCTTGAGCGGCGCGTTTACCTTCCATCAACCATAATCGCGCTTTCCTTCGTGAGAGCTGGTGCGTTCCGTGCCGGCGAACGCGGGAGGGCGGCATGGTGCACCTCGACTCGACGCGCATCGAGGCACCACGTACTTGGGCACCACGTACTTGGGCGGCGCGGACTCGGGTGGCGCGCCGGTGGATGCTCCGCGCTTCGAGCCTCACCGCCTGGCAGGTCGCGGCGGTGCTTCTCGTCATTGCTGTCCTGGCGAGCTTTTTCCCCCTGCGTTTCACCGCCAGCGCGTCCCTCGTGTTCGACCTGGGCACGCAGCCCCCGGCGGCCTCCGTCAAGGGGGTGGCGCAGCTGCTCGCCTCCCGCGAGATGGCGTACGACGTGGTCCAGCGCCTCGGGCCGGACAATGCGGCGCGAATCGCCGGCGGCAGCCTTGCGGCGCGCCTTGGCATCGACAGACATGGCGCGACGGAAGGTCGGTCGGAAACCATGCGCGCCGCCTGGCGGCTGATGGGCGATCTGGACGTCACGCCATCCGCCGGCGGTCGCGATATCAGCCTCTCCCTGTCCGCTCCAACACCGGCCCTCGCCGCTCGTGCGGCGGACACCTACGTCGCCGCCTTCCTCGCTTTGGACGCGGCGACACGGGCGAGCGCCGGTGACACAGAACAGCTTCCCCCGCTGCGGCGCGGGGCGCCGGGAAGCGCTTCCTTCCTGCCCGATCCGCCCCGCCCCATTGCCCTCTGCCTGCTTCTGGCGGCGGCGTTCATGCTCGTGATCGCCCGCCGGAATGCCGTGCAGGCGCCGAAAGCCGAAGGCCCGGTGGACCGAGCCGTGCTGCCGGTGGAGCTTCAGCCCACCCACCGCATCGCCTGGCTGGGCGGCACCGGGGCCGGGCTCGACGAGGCGGGCGCCGTCGACCGGCTGGCGGCGCAGGCGGGACCGCCGGGAGGCGCCTGCCATCTCATCCTGCTGACGTCCGAGGACCTGCCCGAGGCCTCTGCCCGCTGCGCCATCACCCTCGCCCGCCGGCTCTCGGAGGACGCGCGGGTAGCTCTGGTGGCCCTCGACGGCGCGGCGGAAAGTCTCGCCGCCCTCGTCGCCGATCCTTGGGCGCCGGGCATGAGCGAACTGCTGTTCGGCGTGGCGGGGTTCGGCGAGACCATTCATCGCGATGCAAAATCGCGCGCCCACGTCATTCCCCCCGGCCGCGATGCGCGGGGCGGATCCGCGATGGTGGCAGCCGAGCGCCTTGCGCTGGTGCTCGAATCGCTGCGTCTCACCTATGATTATGTGGTGGTGGCTTCGCCGAACCTTGGCGCCGCGCGCGGCGGCCAGCGCCTCGCCGCCCTCGATCCCCTGGTGGTCTGCATCACCGCCGACACCGCCCCCTCCACCGCTGCCGTGGAGAGCTTCGACGCGCTGGCGGAAAGGCACTTCTCACGGGTTGTGATGCTGTGCCTCGCCAGCGGCCGGGACGATGAGGTCGCCGCCCCTCAATCGCCGGTGCCCACGCTCGATGCCGCGGAAGCGCCGCCACCGCCCCGGCACGAGGCTGCGCAGTACGCCGGCGCGGCGTGAGCGGCCCATAAATTTAGCCGCATAAATAAAAATAGTAGCCGGCTCAGCATGTGAGTCGGCTTTCGTGCGTCTTCGATTCGCACCCCTTCATCGCTCATGAAGTGCATGAAGAGATTCTCATATATATATGATAATTATACAGCTTAAGGATCAGGCCCGCTTGTCCGGCCGTTCCATCCACCAGATGAGCAGGCCACCGGGAACCACCCAGAGCGCGCCTAGCAGCACGTAGCAGACAAGCTGTAGGAACCAGCCGAGCTCGGTCACCCGCCCTTGCGCCAGGGCCATGGCGGAGAGCGCCCAGAACACCACGAGCAGAAGCAGGAGCACGGTGCCGATGAGCTTGCGGAGACGCTGGGGCATGGTCGGACGGGATCCTGCGGCCGGGAGGTGCGGCACGCGTTCCCTTGCACCGCGCACCGCCGCTCTATAACGGATCGGACGGGAGGGGGCCACGTCAACGATGCCGCGCATGCCACGGCCGCGCGGTCAGGAAGAGGCGGCCCAAGCATGCTGCCGGAGGCGCGAAGAATGGAAGCCACCTCGCACGCCGTCGCCATGCCGGCGGCCCGGAGCCAACGGCCGGACCGCCTGTCTCCCGTTCGCCTCTGGCTCTATGCGGTCGCGGGGCTGATCGTCGCTATGGTGGTGGTGGGCGGCGCGACGCGCCTCACCGAATCCGGCCTCTCCATCACCGAATGGAAGCCGGTGACCGGCGCCCTGCCCCCGCTCTCGCAAGCCGACTGGGCCGCCGAGTTCGAGAAGTACAAGGCCATTCCCCAGTACGAAATCCTCAACAAGGGCATGGGCCTCGAGGCGTTCAAGCGCATCTACTGGTGGGAATGGGGCCATCGCCTGCTGGGCCGGCTCATCGGCGTCGCCTTCCTGCTGCCGTTCCTCTGGTTCGCGTTCCGGGGCGTGCTGCGCGGGCGGCTGCTCGCCAAATGCTCCGGCCTGTTCCTGCTGGGCGGCCTTCAGGGGGCTGTGGGCTGGTGGATGGTGGCCTCGGGCCTCTCCGCGCGGGTCTCGGTCAGCCAGTACCGCCTCGCCATTCATCTCACATTGGCCTGCATCATCCTCGCCGCCATCGTCGCCGTGGCCCGGTCGCTCGTGCCGCAGGCGGAGTGGGAAGCGCCGCCGCGTTTTCGGGCGACAGCCCTCGGCCTGGTGCTGCTGGTGCTGGTGCAGATCTTCGCCGGCGGGCTGGTGGCTGGCCTTGATGCGGGCATGGCCTACAACACCTGGCCGCTGATGGACGGGCACCTCATTCCGCCCGCCGCCCAGCTCGCCGCCGCCGAGCCATTCTGGCGCAACCTGTTCGAGAATGCGTTGACGGTGCAATTCAACCACCGCGTGATCGCCTACGCCCTCTGGGGGCTCACGCTCCTGCACGCGCTCGACGCCGCCCGCACCGGCGGAGCTGTGGCGCGGCGGGCGTGGCTGCTGTTCGCGCTGGTCTCGGCGCAGGCCATGCTGGGCATCCTGACGCTGGTGTACCAGGTGCCCATCGACCTCGCCCTCGCCCACCAGTTCGGCGCAACGGTGGTGCTGATCGCCGCCACCGTCCACCTGAGTGGGCTTGCGGCGTCCGGGGCTCTCAGTGGAGCAGATGCGCCACGGCCGGCGCCATCAGCACGTTGAACAGGCCGGCGAGGACCATGACGAGGCCGGCGATGGAGCCTTCCTCGCCGCCGATCTGGTGCGCCCGCGCCACCCCCGCCCCGTGGGCACCCATGCCGAATAGGGCGCCACGGGCCAGCGACGAGCGCAGCGGCATGAGCTTCATCACCAGCTCCCCCAGCGCCGCGCCGCAGATGCCAGTGACGATCACGAACACCGCGGTCAGGTCCGGCGCGCCGCCGATGTCGCCGGACACCGCCATGGCGAAGGGCGTGGATGTGGAACGCGGCATGAGGCTAAGCTGGAGCGTCTGCGACAGGCCGAACAGATCGGCAAGGATGAAGGCCGTCGTCATGGCCAGGGTGGAGCCCACCAGCACGCCCACCAACAGCACCGGCCAGTGCCGCCGGATGAGCGCGCGCTGCTCATAGATGGGAAGGGCAAAGGCCACCGTGGCCGGCCCCATCATCAGCACCAGCCAGTGGGTGCCGCGGATATAATCGGCATAGCCCGTGTGCAGGCTGAGCGCGACGGCACCCACCGCCACCGGGGTGAGCAGAAGCGGCGAGGTCCACCAGAAGCGCCAGCGGCGGGCCACGAGGCGCGCCGCCGCATAGCCGCCGATGGTGACCGCCGACCAGAACAGGGCGGCGAAGAGGGGATCATGCAGCATGGCGCGTCCCCTGCCCGGCCGCGCGGGCGCGCCAGCGGTAGCACAGGTCCACGGCCAGCGCGGTGCCGCCCATCACCATCACCGTGCCGGCAAGGATCACCGCCACGACCTTGAGGCCGAGCAGGCCGAGCATCTCGCCATGGTCGAGAATGGCCATCACCGCCGGAACGAAGAACAGCAGCATCTCGGCGATCAGCCACCCGGCTCCGCGCCGCACGGCGGCGGGCCGGATGTGGCCGCTGGTGAGCAGCGTCAGCACCACCGCCATGCCGACGATACCGCCGGGGAGCGGCAGGCCGGAGAGCCGAACCGCGGCTTCGCCGATGGCCCAGAAGCCGGCGAGGATGGCGATCTGAAGGATTATGCTGCGATGCAGCATCGACCTTGTTGTGCGCAGCATA
This window contains:
- the rpsI gene encoding 30S ribosomal protein S9, which gives rise to MAEVLQSLDALGAATVAVQPEAPVHVQKLDKYGRAYATGKRKDAVARVWVRPGTGKITVNDRDIEVYFARPVLRLMINQPFQAAAREGQYDVVCTVSGGGLSGQAGALRHGISKALTYYEPELRTPLKKGGFITRDSRVVERKKYGRAKARRSFQFSKR
- a CDS encoding LrgB family protein; protein product: MLHDPLFAALFWSAVTIGGYAAARLVARRWRFWWTSPLLLTPVAVGAVALSLHTGYADYIRGTHWLVLMMGPATVAFALPIYEQRALIRRHWPVLLVGVLVGSTLAMTTAFILADLFGLSQTLQLSLMPRSTSTPFAMAVSGDIGGAPDLTAVFVIVTGICGAALGELVMKLMPLRSSLARGALFGMGAHGAGVARAHQIGGEEGSIAGLVMVLAGLFNVLMAPAVAHLLH
- the rplM gene encoding 50S ribosomal protein L13, producing MKTYSAKPADIEKKWVVIDASGLVVGRLATIIAMRLKGKHLPIYTPHVDCGDNVVVVNAEKAVFTGRKKDQKVYYHHTGFPGGIKERTAKFVLEGRFPERVIEKAVERMLARGPLGRKIMGNLRVYKGSVHPHEAQQPVALDVAALNRKNVRN
- a CDS encoding COX15/CtaA family protein; the encoded protein is MPAARSQRPDRLSPVRLWLYAVAGLIVAMVVVGGATRLTESGLSITEWKPVTGALPPLSQADWAAEFEKYKAIPQYEILNKGMGLEAFKRIYWWEWGHRLLGRLIGVAFLLPFLWFAFRGVLRGRLLAKCSGLFLLGGLQGAVGWWMVASGLSARVSVSQYRLAIHLTLACIILAAIVAVARSLVPQAEWEAPPRFRATALGLVLLVLVQIFAGGLVAGLDAGMAYNTWPLMDGHLIPPAAQLAAAEPFWRNLFENALTVQFNHRVIAYALWGLTLLHALDAARTGGAVARRAWLLFALVSAQAMLGILTLVYQVPIDLALAHQFGATVVLIAATVHLSGLAASGALSGADAPRPAPSAR
- a CDS encoding P-loop NTPase family protein, with translation MLRASSLTAWQVAAVLLVIAVLASFFPLRFTASASLVFDLGTQPPAASVKGVAQLLASREMAYDVVQRLGPDNAARIAGGSLAARLGIDRHGATEGRSETMRAAWRLMGDLDVTPSAGGRDISLSLSAPTPALAARAADTYVAAFLALDAATRASAGDTEQLPPLRRGAPGSASFLPDPPRPIALCLLLAAAFMLVIARRNAVQAPKAEGPVDRAVLPVELQPTHRIAWLGGTGAGLDEAGAVDRLAAQAGPPGGACHLILLTSEDLPEASARCAITLARRLSEDARVALVALDGAAESLAALVADPWAPGMSELLFGVAGFGETIHRDAKSRAHVIPPGRDARGGSAMVAAERLALVLESLRLTYDYVVVASPNLGAARGGQRLAALDPLVVCITADTAPSTAAVESFDALAERHFSRVVMLCLASGRDDEVAAPQSPVPTLDAAEAPPPPRHEAAQYAGAA
- a CDS encoding enoyl-CoA hydratase — protein: MSAVPSAHPVAGAAAPVVTSSLEGGVATLTLARPAQRNSLSEAMMAALTSALASLAVDPSVRAVVLAAEGPVYSAGHDLKEIQGHRGDADRGRAYFEDVLKRCSQLMTAIVRLPQPVIAAVEGMATAAGCQLVASCDLAVAGEQARFCTPGVNIGLFCHTPMVAVSRNLARKHAMEMLLLGEWVGADEARRMGLVNRVVPAGEALAAAQGLARRIAEKSQVPVKLGKAAFYAQAELGLDDAYAYASRVMAENMLARDAEEGISAVLAKRAPVWEDR
- a CDS encoding CidA/LrgA family protein → MLRNMLRTTRSMLHRSIILQIAILAGFWAIGEAAVRLSGLPLPGGIVGMAVVLTLLTSGHIRPAAVRRGAGWLIAEMLLFFVPAVMAILDHGEMLGLLGLKVVAVILAGTVMVMGGTALAVDLCYRWRARAAGQGTRHAA
- a CDS encoding PaaI family thioesterase, with amino-acid sequence MSVRELEAFLVREFPQAFGPGKPHHVVSVGRKIATVRLDADDSHLRPGGTISGPAMMTLADVAVYVALLGQIGPVGLAVTTNLSINFLRKPMPGPLFADARLIKLGKRLAVGDVGLRGPGSDDLVAHCVATYSIPDRPAA
- a CDS encoding DUF2842 domain-containing protein is translated as MPQRLRKLIGTVLLLLLVVFWALSAMALAQGRVTELGWFLQLVCYVLLGALWVVPGGLLIWWMERPDKRA
- a CDS encoding NAD(P)H-dependent oxidoreductase, translating into MATILILQGHPDPDGGHLCHALADAYSAGAEKAGHRVLRVEVSRLVFPLLRTQQDFQQGPAPQSLAGARAALVEAEHVVLFFPLWLGGMPALLKGFLEQILRPGFAFDYLPGGGTRMLLDGRSARVVVTMGMPGLVFRLWYLGAGLSAVTRNIFRFVGFSPVRSTVLGGVDVAGDARRRRWLAQMAALGREAA
- a CDS encoding sensor domain-containing diguanylate cyclase — protein: MIFIICGLQISDLWRARRAKWEEVTTSLVNLHKTLSTSIDRNLSLLDLSLIGAQEAVQLPGVMELDPELRRRIVFDRSTSAQFMGALLILDAKGEILIESEQVASPQFNLSDRDYFVAHKSATVGLYVSKPLFSRIRSGEPTIVLSRRLNGPDGTFQGIAMAAIRIAYFQSLFEGIDLGEGGVLRIDNLDGTVIFREPPINGAADIGAAGGPPLLRDQGKPYAVLVRPGRLDGVERLYVSGEVGGFPLTLTVGTSVSGMFAGWNTRALVTGALTFLVCTLLAFTVAALTAALRRSEEMEAELERLAVTDPLTGLPNRRALDLFLAGEVRRARREDSSLSLLMIDVDHFKTVNDRFGHAAGDIVLRQIGQLIAASVRRAGDFTARFGGEEFVVVLPATTQEGAVRVAEGIRSRVEAARFLAGDGAEPRVTVSIGVATASSPAALEDLIQRSDIALYQAKNSGRNRVSAIDLDKAADTADLEKDGSPKARPDAASARQSL
- a CDS encoding AI-2E family transporter; this encodes MVEERRPTGVEARFGLTVHLMVRVAALVLLLGWCLAILRPFLTPILWGVIIAISSHKAFVTLSRALGGRTMLAAAIYVLAGLALLVVPAGLLASTLFTSLKALAFHLADGTFRLPPPPQVVRSWILIGDPLHRFWALASANLDEALKVVAPELTKVGRWLFSLVGQVMVGFAEFIIAICVAAALLMNAAGGQRIAGEVATRLAGADGRTHSDLAVRTIRSVTRGIIGVALIQATLAGLGFLAAGIPAAGLLALVCLIVSIVQLPLLLVLLPVVIYAFTDLPVLPASLFAAWCLMVALLEHVLKPLLLGRGVEVPMLVVFIGAIGGLLSSGMLGLFVGPVVLALGYTLVLAWLHAASGLDEKRRD